The genomic stretch GACGTCGAAAGCGCAAGCCCGTCACCGAACAACCCGCCAGCCTCCAGCCCACCCGCGACGATCAGAGCCACACCCGCAACCATGACGCTCATGGTCACGATCGTGGAGAATGACGGCACCTCCTTCAGGGCCAGCCAGCCGAACAGGGCGGCGAACATAGGCGTGAACGCGACGATGAAGACGACATTCGCCGTGGCGGTGTTGAAGACGGCGCCAAGGAAGGTCATCGTCGAAATCCCGTAGCACAGGCCGGCAACCAGGCCCGCCTTGCCGGGCATGAGCACCGGGCGCTTCTTCGAGAAGAAGCGCAGCAGGAGCCAGATCGTCATGCCGGCTGCAAACGTCATCACGCTGCGCAGTGCGATGACCGACCACACCTCGCCCTCTCCGAGCTTGACGAGCGGGACGTCAAAGGAGAGCGCGAGCCCGCCGAGGGTGGTCAGGGCAAGGCCCTTCTGGTGATCATTCATGGATGGATCTTCAGATGTCGGTGGCGGGGTCGAAGCGTTCCCAGCCGCGCGGCGTCAGGTGTTCCTGCGGCTGGAAGCGCGTCTTGTAGCCCATCTTGCTCGATCCCTTCACCCAGTAGCCGAGATAGACATGCGGCAGGCCGAGCGCCTGCGTGCGGCTGATGTGATCGAGGATCATGAAGGTGCCGAGCGAGCGCCTGGCAAGACGTGTGTTGAAGAAGGAATAGACCATGGACAGGCCGTCGCTCATCGTGTCGGTGAGCGCGACTGCCAGCAGTTCGCCCTTCCGCTCGCCGATACCCGTTCCCGGCTCACGCTTGCGGTACTCGATGATGCGCGTGTTGACATGGGTGTCCTCGACCATGATTGCGTAGTCGAGTGCCGACATGTCCGACATGCCGCCCCTCTGGTGGCGGTCGTCGAGGTATCGCCGAAAGAGCGAGAACTGCTCGGTCGAAGGTTGTGCAGGCAGGAGCGTCGAGACCACGTCGGCATTCGCGGCAAGCACGCGCCGCATCGTTCGCCCCGCCTGGAACTCGTCAGCGAGGATGCGAACCGAAATGCAGGCCCGGCAGGTCTCGCAGGCGGGGCGATAGGCGATATTCTGCGATCGGCGGAAGCCGCCCTGGGTCAGGAG from Pseudorhizobium banfieldiae encodes the following:
- a CDS encoding DMT family transporter gives rise to the protein MNDHQKGLALTTLGGLALSFDVPLVKLGEGEVWSVIALRSVMTFAAGMTIWLLLRFFSKKRPVLMPGKAGLVAGLCYGISTMTFLGAVFNTATANVVFIVAFTPMFAALFGWLALKEVPSFSTIVTMSVMVAGVALIVAGGLEAGGLFGDGLALSTSALLAGAITIGRKSGRDMGFVPLVATILPALIGLTFVAQQGVAVAAPVWVIFDGAVMIPLAFWCLATGPRYLSGPEVGMFYLLETILAPVWVWIVFSEVPAAQALIGGAILVLALVAHSAWQMRRRQHPQLAPVPASTSV
- a CDS encoding arginyltransferase; translation: MNTQTTPSPQFYLTAPATCPYLPGQMERKVFTHLVGPRAAEMNDLLTQGGFRRSQNIAYRPACETCRACISVRILADEFQAGRTMRRVLAANADVVSTLLPAQPSTEQFSLFRRYLDDRHQRGGMSDMSALDYAIMVEDTHVNTRIIEYRKREPGTGIGERKGELLAVALTDTMSDGLSMVYSFFNTRLARRSLGTFMILDHISRTQALGLPHVYLGYWVKGSSKMGYKTRFQPQEHLTPRGWERFDPATDI